Proteins encoded within one genomic window of Parolsenella massiliensis:
- a CDS encoding sugar ABC transporter ATP-binding protein encodes MTNETQSSPAAGSADALREVVEDIQARNKLLSVRDIYKSFGTNAVLKGISLEVDHGEVLALIGGNGAGKSTLMKIIMGIYSADSGDVVIDGDKVDISNPKAALAHSIYMVPQEPMLFPNMTVRENITIGFEEKASVLNERLEKVMGQTGWHMDLERKAMTLSIAEQGMVEILRGLMRNPEVLILDEPTSALTFDEVQSLFNCVRELQKQNIGIIYITHRLAEVFELATSVAILRDGIVAMQGNIKDFTREDLVRGLLPPDASNIRTDAAESARAIDYNAAPVLELKGFSGYGFKDVDLKVYPGEIVGMAGVVGAGRTEMATTIFGMEKPLGGKVLLDGKDITGKSTADVINAGINYVPEDRFADALFRIRDVSENTTSSLLCGKRLGSFLLDFKKEEEISQQYVNDFRTKVTGLDQEVGGLSGGNQQKIIIGRIFASEPRLVILDEPTRGIDAAARGDVYAVLNKLRESGVSILLISSDMEEVVELADRAVVMFQGRINSEFQKGDITQDNLMSAAFGVTSDKGAVSA; translated from the coding sequence ATGACCAACGAGACCCAGTCGTCGCCCGCAGCGGGCAGCGCCGACGCCCTCCGTGAGGTTGTCGAGGACATCCAGGCGCGCAACAAGCTCCTGTCCGTCCGCGACATCTATAAGTCGTTCGGTACGAACGCGGTCCTCAAGGGCATCAGCCTTGAGGTCGACCACGGAGAGGTGCTCGCTCTCATCGGCGGCAACGGTGCCGGCAAGTCCACGCTCATGAAGATCATCATGGGCATCTACTCCGCAGACAGCGGCGACGTCGTCATCGACGGCGACAAGGTGGACATCTCGAACCCGAAGGCGGCTCTGGCGCACAGCATCTATATGGTGCCGCAGGAGCCCATGCTGTTCCCGAACATGACCGTTCGCGAGAACATCACCATCGGCTTCGAGGAGAAGGCGTCCGTCCTCAACGAGCGTCTCGAGAAGGTCATGGGCCAGACTGGCTGGCACATGGACCTCGAGCGCAAGGCCATGACGCTCTCCATCGCCGAGCAGGGCATGGTCGAGATTCTGCGCGGCCTCATGCGCAACCCCGAGGTCCTCATTCTTGACGAGCCCACCTCCGCCCTGACGTTCGACGAGGTGCAGAGCCTGTTCAACTGCGTGCGCGAGCTGCAGAAGCAGAACATCGGCATCATCTACATCACGCACCGCCTGGCCGAGGTCTTCGAGCTCGCCACGAGCGTCGCCATCCTTCGTGACGGCATCGTTGCCATGCAGGGCAACATCAAGGACTTCACGCGCGAGGACCTCGTGCGCGGCCTCCTGCCGCCGGATGCCTCCAACATCCGCACGGACGCCGCCGAGTCCGCCCGCGCCATCGACTACAACGCAGCGCCCGTCCTCGAGCTCAAGGGCTTCTCGGGCTACGGCTTCAAGGACGTCGACCTCAAGGTCTACCCCGGTGAGATCGTGGGCATGGCGGGCGTCGTGGGCGCCGGCCGCACCGAGATGGCCACCACCATCTTTGGCATGGAGAAGCCCCTTGGCGGCAAGGTCCTGCTCGACGGCAAGGACATCACCGGCAAGAGCACGGCCGACGTCATCAACGCCGGCATCAACTACGTGCCCGAGGACCGCTTCGCCGACGCCCTCTTCCGCATCCGCGACGTCTCCGAGAACACGACGAGCTCGCTTCTGTGCGGCAAGCGCCTGGGCAGCTTCCTTCTCGACTTCAAGAAGGAGGAGGAGATCTCCCAGCAGTACGTGAACGACTTCCGCACGAAGGTCACGGGCCTTGACCAGGAGGTTGGCGGCCTGTCCGGCGGCAACCAGCAGAAGATCATCATCGGCCGCATCTTCGCCTCCGAGCCGCGCCTCGTCATCCTCGACGAGCCCACCCGTGGCATCGACGCAGCCGCCCGTGGTGACGTCTACGCCGTGCTCAACAAGCTTCGCGAGTCGGGCGTCTCCATCCTGCTCATCTCCTCCGACATGGAGGAGGTCGTCGAGCTCGCCGACCGCGCGGTCGTCATGTTCCAGGGCCGCATCAACAGCGAGTTCCAGAAGGGCGACATCACGCAGGACAACCTCATGTCCGCGGCGTTTGGCGTCACAAGCGACAAGGGGGCGGTGTCGGCATGA
- a CDS encoding sugar-binding transcriptional regulator gives MTDEEYQLMLKATWFYYMENYTQQQISSLMGVSRGKVIRLLDEARSEGIIRFLFRQSDQERMEIERDIVSEFGLHDAFVVPTPAHKSDLIDSIARAASMYVADHLRADGFLNIGYGDMTGRVLDNLATTRHSDINVTSLTGGVSYYLPKVSSEVFAMHLYLTPSPLILSSPSLRDALLREPAIQDVYRMTSHADMTVVGIGSMDEEATIIRNGILSKTDFALLKMQGAVGDVLNHFIDKNGDPVDTDIEDRIISTSLDTLQGMRNVVGVAGGTEKIPAIHAVLKHGYLNVLVTDEVTARGLLEYAKPSVGTVVEYQSSN, from the coding sequence ATGACCGACGAAGAGTACCAGCTCATGCTGAAGGCAACGTGGTTCTACTACATGGAGAACTACACCCAGCAGCAGATCTCCTCGCTCATGGGCGTCTCCCGCGGCAAGGTCATCCGCCTGCTCGACGAGGCCCGCAGTGAGGGAATCATTCGCTTCCTCTTCCGTCAGAGCGACCAGGAGCGCATGGAGATCGAGCGCGACATCGTCTCGGAGTTCGGCCTGCACGACGCCTTCGTCGTCCCCACGCCCGCCCACAAGTCCGACCTCATCGACAGCATTGCCCGCGCGGCATCCATGTATGTGGCAGACCACCTGCGGGCAGACGGGTTTCTCAACATCGGCTACGGCGACATGACGGGCCGCGTGCTCGACAACCTCGCTACGACCCGCCACTCTGACATCAACGTAACGAGCCTCACGGGAGGCGTGAGCTACTACCTGCCCAAGGTGAGCTCAGAGGTGTTCGCGATGCACCTGTACCTCACGCCCTCACCTCTCATCCTCTCCTCGCCAAGCCTGCGAGACGCGCTGCTGCGCGAGCCGGCGATCCAGGACGTCTACCGCATGACGAGCCACGCCGACATGACGGTCGTGGGCATCGGCAGCATGGACGAGGAGGCCACGATTATCCGCAACGGCATCCTGAGCAAGACGGACTTTGCCCTGCTCAAGATGCAGGGAGCCGTGGGAGACGTCCTCAACCACTTCATCGACAAGAACGGCGATCCGGTTGACACCGACATCGAGGACCGAATCATCAGCACGAGCCTCGACACGCTCCAGGGAATGAGGAACGTCGTTGGCGTGGCGGGTGGCACGGAGAAGATCCCGGCCATCCACGCCGTTCTCAAGCATGGATATCTCAACGTTCTCGTCACGGACGAGGTAACGGCACGGGGGCTTCTCGAGTATGCGAAGCCTTCCGTTGGCACGGTAGTCGAGTATCAGAGTTCGAACTAG
- the lsrK gene encoding autoinducer-2 kinase has translation MEKYLLAMDAGTGSVRAVIFSTDGTQVGVAQQEWTHNEDPRWPGSMDFDWTHNWDLARGCVREVLEKTGIDSKAIAAVSTTCMREGILLYDKDGNEIWACANVDARSNDEVGELIALDPELEAELYRESGQTYALGALPRLLWVKNKMPEIYEKTARIGMFNDWLIYKLTGEMAIEPSNGSTTGIMDLKTRTWDPTIAERCGLRTDIFGPVKECGEIAGHVSAKGAADTGLAEGTPVVVGGGDCQLGMIGVNACQPGEAGVFGGSFWQYEFNTDNGATDPKCRVRVNCHAAPGVWQYEALAFKPGLVMRWFRDGFCQAEKEQAKAEDRDVYDVMNEHAKDIPAGSYGMLCCFSDVMNYIHWTHAAPTFTNFELEPEKFNKYTFYRAILENTAMLVRGHIELVREATGNEPAELVFAGGASKSPLWAQIVADVTGKPVKVPVVKEATALGAAILAGYGVGIYPSIAEGAASVVKWDRTFEPNPDNAPVYEELYQTWRKVYKQQFELSEAGVTKSMWRAPGL, from the coding sequence ATGGAAAAGTATCTCTTGGCAATGGACGCGGGAACCGGAAGCGTTCGCGCGGTCATCTTCTCCACGGACGGCACGCAGGTTGGCGTGGCGCAGCAGGAGTGGACCCACAACGAGGACCCTCGCTGGCCGGGAAGCATGGACTTTGACTGGACGCACAACTGGGACCTCGCCCGCGGCTGCGTCCGCGAGGTGCTCGAGAAGACCGGCATTGACTCCAAGGCCATCGCCGCCGTCTCCACCACCTGCATGCGCGAGGGCATCCTGCTCTACGACAAGGACGGCAACGAGATCTGGGCATGCGCCAACGTCGACGCCCGCAGCAACGACGAGGTGGGCGAGCTCATCGCGCTCGACCCCGAGCTCGAGGCCGAGCTGTACCGCGAGAGCGGCCAGACCTACGCGCTTGGCGCGCTTCCCCGCCTGCTCTGGGTGAAGAACAAGATGCCCGAGATCTACGAGAAGACCGCCCGCATCGGCATGTTCAACGACTGGCTCATCTACAAGCTCACCGGCGAGATGGCCATCGAGCCCTCCAACGGCTCCACGACCGGCATCATGGACCTCAAGACCCGCACCTGGGACCCCACGATCGCCGAGCGCTGCGGCCTGCGCACCGATATCTTTGGCCCGGTGAAGGAGTGCGGCGAGATTGCCGGCCACGTGAGCGCCAAGGGCGCCGCCGACACGGGCCTTGCCGAGGGCACGCCCGTCGTCGTTGGTGGCGGCGACTGCCAGCTGGGCATGATCGGCGTCAACGCCTGCCAGCCCGGCGAGGCCGGCGTGTTTGGCGGCAGCTTCTGGCAGTACGAGTTCAACACCGACAACGGCGCCACCGACCCCAAGTGCCGCGTGCGCGTCAACTGCCATGCCGCCCCGGGCGTCTGGCAGTACGAGGCGCTCGCCTTCAAGCCCGGCCTCGTCATGCGCTGGTTCCGCGACGGCTTCTGCCAGGCCGAAAAGGAGCAGGCCAAGGCCGAGGATCGCGACGTCTACGACGTCATGAACGAGCACGCCAAGGACATCCCCGCCGGCAGCTACGGCATGCTGTGCTGCTTCAGCGACGTCATGAACTACATCCACTGGACGCACGCCGCGCCCACGTTCACGAACTTCGAGCTTGAGCCCGAGAAGTTCAACAAGTACACGTTCTATCGCGCCATTCTCGAGAACACGGCCATGCTCGTGCGCGGCCACATCGAGCTCGTGCGCGAGGCGACGGGCAACGAGCCCGCCGAGCTCGTGTTTGCCGGTGGCGCCTCCAAGAGCCCGCTGTGGGCCCAGATCGTGGCCGACGTCACGGGTAAGCCGGTGAAGGTCCCTGTGGTCAAGGAGGCCACGGCCCTTGGCGCCGCCATCCTCGCAGGATACGGCGTTGGCATCTACCCGAGCATCGCCGAGGGTGCCGCGAGCGTCGTGAAGTGGGACCGCACCTTTGAGCCCAACCCCGACAACGCCCCCGTCTACGAGGAGCTCTACCAGACGTGGCGCAAGGTCTACAAGCAGCAGTTCGAGCTGAGCGAGGCGGGCGTCACCAAGAGCATGTGGCGTGCCCCCGGCCTGTAG
- a CDS encoding cupin domain-containing protein: protein MAETFVVNENDFEYRFGDSGPKYLMKGPRMNYALVQFQPGQNFQAHHHNIMEENFFILEGKVDIVVDGVCHTISEGDFIHIGPGEVHFVNNPYDKVVKMVSTLAPFQEVDKIEDPNPEY, encoded by the coding sequence ATGGCAGAGACGTTTGTCGTCAACGAGAACGACTTCGAGTACCGCTTTGGAGACTCGGGCCCCAAGTACCTCATGAAGGGCCCCCGCATGAACTATGCGCTCGTGCAGTTCCAGCCCGGCCAGAACTTCCAGGCCCACCACCACAACATCATGGAGGAGAACTTCTTCATCCTCGAGGGCAAGGTCGACATCGTGGTTGACGGCGTCTGTCACACCATCAGCGAGGGCGACTTCATCCACATCGGCCCGGGCGAGGTCCACTTCGTGAACAATCCGTACGACAAGGTCGTCAAGATGGTCTCGACGCTCGCCCCCTTCCAGGAGGTCGACAAGATCGAGGATCCAAATCCGGAGTACTAG
- a CDS encoding LemA family protein, whose protein sequence is MGVIIAIVAIVVVIALFCIHLSNNIVRLSNRCDNAWDQCNAQLKRRADLIPNLVETVKGYASHESGTLQAVIAARNGVTSATTPEDAMAANNQLTGALRQLFALSESYPELKANMNFQQLQNQLEETENKIVYARQSYNDCVLMFNNAIQTFPGSLFASGRSPKNGFEISDADAQAPQVKF, encoded by the coding sequence ATGGGCGTCATCATCGCCATCGTTGCGATCGTCGTTGTGATCGCGCTGTTCTGCATTCATCTGAGCAACAACATCGTGAGGCTGTCCAACCGCTGCGACAACGCCTGGGACCAGTGCAACGCCCAGCTCAAGCGCCGTGCGGACCTTATTCCCAACCTCGTTGAGACCGTGAAGGGCTATGCCTCCCACGAGTCCGGCACGCTCCAGGCCGTCATTGCCGCCCGCAACGGCGTGACCAGCGCCACCACGCCCGAGGACGCTATGGCCGCCAACAACCAGCTCACGGGCGCGCTGCGCCAGTTGTTCGCGCTCTCTGAGAGCTACCCCGAGCTCAAGGCGAACATGAACTTCCAGCAGCTCCAGAACCAGCTCGAGGAGACCGAGAACAAGATCGTCTACGCCCGCCAGAGCTACAACGACTGCGTCCTCATGTTCAACAACGCCATCCAGACGTTCCCGGGCAGCCTATTCGCGAGCGGCCGCAGCCCCAAGAATGGCTTCGAGATCTCTGACGCGGACGCTCAGGCCCCGCAGGTGAAGTTCTAG
- the deoC gene encoding deoxyribose-phosphate aldolase, whose product MEINRMIDHTLLKPNATRAQIEKLCDEALEYHFASVCVNTCWVPLCHEKLAGSDVNTCCVVGFPLGAMLPAAIAEETRMAVEAGADEVDMVINVGWLKDGDYDAVRDQIAGVVKAANGKCVKVIIEACLLNDEEKVKACELSVEAGATFVKTSTGFSTGGATVADVALMRKTVGDKCKVKAAGGIHTAEEAKAMVEAGADRLGCSAGVQIMAGC is encoded by the coding sequence ATGGAAATCAACCGCATGATCGACCACACGCTGCTTAAGCCCAACGCCACCCGCGCTCAGATCGAGAAGCTCTGCGACGAGGCTCTCGAGTACCACTTCGCCTCCGTCTGCGTGAACACCTGCTGGGTGCCGCTGTGCCACGAGAAGCTTGCTGGCAGTGACGTCAACACCTGCTGCGTCGTGGGCTTCCCCCTGGGTGCCATGCTCCCCGCCGCCATCGCCGAGGAGACCCGCATGGCCGTCGAGGCTGGCGCTGACGAGGTCGACATGGTCATCAACGTGGGCTGGCTCAAGGACGGCGACTACGATGCCGTGCGCGACCAGATTGCCGGCGTCGTGAAGGCCGCCAACGGCAAGTGCGTCAAGGTCATCATCGAGGCCTGTCTGCTCAACGACGAGGAGAAGGTCAAGGCCTGCGAGCTGTCCGTCGAGGCTGGCGCCACGTTTGTGAAGACGAGCACGGGCTTCTCCACTGGTGGCGCCACCGTGGCCGACGTTGCCCTCATGCGCAAGACCGTGGGCGACAAGTGCAAGGTTAAGGCCGCGGGCGGCATCCACACCGCCGAGGAGGCCAAGGCCATGGTCGAGGCCGGTGCCGACCGCCTTGGCTGCAGCGCTGGCGTCCAGATTATGGCTGGCTGCTAG
- a CDS encoding PTS sugar transporter subunit IIB, with protein MEVHKIMCACGSGLGSSLMVEMNINDVLKKMGKTGIQVSHSTTSDVKPGAADLFVVGRDLAGFIKDVPDDAKVILNNIVDKNELQEKLTEAFAR; from the coding sequence ATGGAAGTCCACAAGATTATGTGCGCCTGCGGCTCTGGTCTCGGCTCCAGCCTTATGGTCGAGATGAACATCAACGACGTCCTCAAGAAGATGGGCAAGACTGGCATCCAGGTCAGCCACTCCACCACCTCCGACGTCAAGCCCGGCGCTGCCGACCTGTTCGTCGTGGGCCGCGACCTCGCTGGCTTCATCAAGGACGTTCCTGATGACGCCAAGGTCATCCTCAACAACATCGTTGACAAGAACGAGCTTCAGGAGAAGCTCACCGAGGCCTTCGCCCGCTAA
- a CDS encoding PTS ascorbate transporter subunit IIC: MAVLDFIVNILSTPAILVGLLALLGLALQGKPIEEIVMGTIKTIVGFLVLSAGATFLQSGSLLAFGEIFNYAFHMQGVVPNNEAVVSMALTDFGQDSALIMCFGMILNIVLARFSRMHYIFLTGHHTLYMACMLAVVLSIGGLSGAQLWIAGGCVLAFIMVLSPAYCQPTFKKVTGTDGVALGHFGGIGYAIAGQVGKLFKGGKSTEELNFPQRLIFLRDTTVSISITMIVLFIIVTGVAVAQGLLGEDPTQFSYLNELLNVGTETQTNWVVWAFTAGCSFAGGVYIVLSGVRLIVGEIVPAFKGIAEKLVPGAVPAIDCPVAYPYAPNAVIIGFLTSFVAGIVGLLILTAIDANLAPVALILPGVVPHFFCGATAGVFGNAEGGWKGCVAGAFVHGLLITFLPAICMPVFTSLGFTSATFSDADFSWLGILFGNLAQAVQGMPLLVICILFFAAPIVYNFVAPKHEVAAE, from the coding sequence ATGGCAGTTCTCGACTTTATCGTCAACATTCTGTCTACGCCGGCTATCCTAGTTGGCCTTCTCGCTCTCCTCGGCCTTGCCCTCCAGGGTAAGCCCATCGAGGAAATCGTCATGGGTACCATCAAGACCATCGTGGGCTTCCTGGTGCTCTCCGCTGGCGCTACGTTCCTGCAGTCCGGCTCCCTGCTCGCCTTCGGCGAGATCTTCAACTACGCCTTCCACATGCAGGGCGTCGTTCCCAACAACGAGGCCGTCGTGTCGATGGCTCTGACCGACTTCGGCCAGGACTCCGCACTCATCATGTGCTTCGGCATGATCCTCAACATCGTGCTTGCTCGCTTCTCGCGCATGCACTACATCTTCCTCACCGGTCACCACACACTCTACATGGCGTGCATGCTCGCCGTCGTGCTGAGCATCGGTGGCCTCTCCGGCGCCCAGCTCTGGATTGCCGGCGGCTGCGTGCTCGCCTTCATCATGGTTCTCTCCCCGGCCTACTGCCAGCCGACCTTCAAGAAGGTCACCGGCACTGACGGTGTCGCCCTTGGTCACTTCGGTGGCATCGGCTACGCTATCGCCGGCCAGGTGGGCAAGCTCTTCAAGGGTGGCAAGTCCACCGAGGAGCTCAACTTCCCCCAGCGCCTCATCTTCCTGCGCGACACCACCGTCTCCATCTCCATCACGATGATCGTCCTGTTCATCATCGTGACCGGTGTTGCCGTTGCCCAGGGCCTCCTCGGCGAGGACCCGACGCAGTTCTCCTACCTCAATGAGCTGCTCAACGTCGGCACCGAGACCCAGACCAACTGGGTCGTGTGGGCCTTCACCGCTGGCTGCTCCTTCGCTGGTGGCGTCTACATCGTTCTGTCCGGCGTTCGTCTGATCGTCGGCGAGATCGTCCCCGCCTTCAAGGGCATCGCCGAGAAGCTCGTCCCCGGCGCCGTCCCCGCCATCGACTGCCCCGTTGCGTACCCCTACGCTCCTAACGCGGTCATCATCGGCTTCCTGACCTCCTTCGTCGCCGGCATCGTGGGCCTGCTTATCCTCACCGCCATCGACGCCAACCTCGCTCCCGTTGCCCTGATCCTCCCCGGCGTTGTCCCGCACTTCTTCTGCGGCGCCACCGCTGGTGTCTTCGGCAACGCCGAGGGCGGCTGGAAGGGCTGCGTCGCCGGTGCCTTCGTCCACGGCCTGCTCATCACCTTCCTCCCGGCCATCTGCATGCCGGTGTTCACGAGCCTTGGCTTCACCTCCGCCACGTTCTCTGACGCCGACTTCTCCTGGCTCGGCATCCTCTTCGGCAACCTCGCTCAGGCTGTCCAGGGCATGCCCCTGCTCGTCATCTGCATCCTCTTCTTCGCCGCGCCGATCGTGTACAACTTCGTCGCCCCGAAGCACGAGGTTGCTGCCGAGTAG
- a CDS encoding PTS sugar transporter subunit IIA, which translates to MAGMEDMLKRENVQIVEKVSDWEESVHVAVQPLVDQGYVKSDYIDGIISNAKEFGPYFVICPDLALLHARPEQGVIKRQLAVTVLREPVRFKEEGPDVRLLVTLAAEDADSHIDVMRKLAVMFSDPANITKIAEAKDADEVYAEFCAPTEE; encoded by the coding sequence ATGGCCGGTATGGAGGACATGCTCAAGCGCGAGAACGTCCAGATCGTCGAGAAGGTCTCCGACTGGGAGGAGTCCGTCCACGTCGCGGTTCAGCCGCTCGTCGACCAGGGCTACGTCAAGTCCGACTACATCGATGGCATCATCTCCAACGCCAAGGAGTTTGGCCCCTACTTCGTCATCTGCCCCGATCTGGCGCTGCTCCACGCTCGTCCCGAGCAGGGCGTCATCAAGCGTCAGCTTGCCGTCACCGTGCTCCGCGAGCCGGTCCGCTTCAAGGAGGAGGGCCCCGACGTCCGCCTTCTCGTGACCCTGGCCGCTGAGGATGCCGACTCCCACATCGACGTCATGCGCAAGCTGGCCGTTATGTTCAGTGATCCCGCCAACATCACCAAGATTGCCGAGGCCAAGGACGCAGACGAGGTTTACGCCGAGTTCTGCGCCCCCACCGAGGAGTAA
- a CDS encoding DeoR/GlpR family DNA-binding transcription regulator has translation MFPKERRKEILAIVNTTGFATVEDLSKRFEVSVDSIRKDLKSLQREGKIKREYGGALKIEPEKKPANKLIDSSPTLESIVADAEARAEECRKSVAARAWLEINDGDAIFLGVSRTNLHLADLIAAGDKRLIVTTNMIDVLTRVSGNPQVTALATGGYLNVLNNGFTGPAAISLLEPLLFSKAFLGTCGIDLGTSAVLATTTDDGNVDERVLKNASYRFLLADSKKFRIHSGYRWASITDFTAIITDSTDPEVLRAIQATGTPVLC, from the coding sequence TTGTTTCCCAAAGAGCGCAGAAAAGAGATCCTCGCAATCGTGAACACCACGGGCTTTGCCACCGTGGAGGACCTCTCCAAGCGCTTTGAGGTGAGCGTGGACAGCATCCGCAAGGACCTCAAGTCGCTTCAGCGCGAGGGCAAGATCAAGCGAGAGTACGGGGGCGCCCTCAAGATTGAGCCCGAGAAGAAGCCGGCGAACAAGCTCATCGACTCCTCGCCCACCCTCGAGAGCATCGTCGCCGATGCGGAGGCCCGGGCCGAGGAGTGCCGCAAGTCCGTTGCCGCCCGAGCCTGGCTCGAGATCAACGACGGAGACGCCATCTTCCTGGGCGTCTCTCGCACGAACCTGCACCTCGCGGACCTCATCGCCGCCGGGGACAAGCGCCTCATCGTCACGACAAACATGATTGACGTGCTCACGAGGGTCTCGGGAAATCCCCAGGTCACGGCCCTTGCAACGGGCGGCTACCTCAATGTGCTCAACAACGGCTTCACCGGGCCCGCCGCCATCAGCCTGCTCGAGCCGCTGCTGTTCTCGAAGGCGTTTCTGGGCACGTGCGGCATCGACCTTGGCACGAGCGCGGTGCTTGCCACCACGACCGATGACGGCAACGTGGACGAGCGCGTGCTCAAGAACGCCTCGTATCGGTTCCTGCTCGCGGACAGCAAGAAGTTCCGCATCCACAGCGGGTACCGTTGGGCGTCCATCACGGACTTCACGGCCATCATCACCGACTCAACCGACCCCGAGGTGCTGCGCGCCATCCAGGCGACGGGAACGCCCGTACTCTGCTAG
- a CDS encoding transaldolase family protein, translating into MEVIIDTADINEIKELDSLLNVAGVTTNPTIITRSGKTPEVALKEIIDYLRPDQKLFVQVVSTDYDGIMAEARKINALRPENTYAKIPVSPAGLKACKDAKAEGLNVLSTSVYSSEQGFLAAVNGADYIAPYTNRMSNYGDGIQQVKDLIEMLRVQGLGSKVMAASLHNTNQVHELIKAGIQAITFPPAILHAMIDHPGTQIAVDEFSASWEKAYGRNELGL; encoded by the coding sequence ATGGAAGTCATCATCGATACCGCCGACATCAACGAGATTAAGGAGCTCGACTCCCTGCTCAACGTCGCGGGCGTCACCACCAACCCCACGATCATCACGCGCAGCGGCAAGACCCCCGAGGTTGCCCTCAAGGAGATCATCGACTACCTGCGTCCAGACCAGAAGCTGTTCGTCCAGGTCGTCTCCACCGACTACGACGGCATCATGGCCGAGGCCCGCAAGATCAACGCCCTGCGCCCCGAGAACACCTACGCCAAGATCCCGGTGTCCCCGGCTGGCCTCAAGGCCTGCAAGGATGCCAAGGCCGAGGGCCTGAACGTCCTGTCCACCTCCGTCTACTCCTCCGAGCAGGGCTTCCTTGCTGCCGTCAACGGCGCCGACTACATCGCCCCGTACACGAACCGCATGTCCAACTACGGCGACGGCATCCAGCAGGTCAAGGACCTCATCGAGATGCTGCGCGTCCAGGGCCTTGGCTCCAAGGTCATGGCTGCCTCGCTGCACAACACCAACCAGGTGCACGAGCTCATCAAGGCTGGCATCCAGGCCATCACGTTCCCGCCGGCGATCCTGCACGCCATGATCGACCACCCCGGCACTCAGATTGCCGTTGACGAGTTCAGCGCCTCCTGGGAGAAGGCCTACGGCCGCAACGAGCTCGGCCTGTAG
- a CDS encoding DeoR/GlpR family DNA-binding transcription regulator: MYSSERQDEIARIIDLEGRVTVTSLARKFDVTDDCIRKDLRQLVSQGRCRKVYGGAVRIEGEVNRNVAERVDTLRPQKQAIAAKAMELISPRQTIYLDFSSINILLGEMIAASKMSITIVSNSVDVMRAACRGGAARAFCPGGTYSMEYNGFVGPLAAHALDAYRFDAAFMGAVGVDAQDGDVLTLDLDDVPAKQAAIARASQCVLLCGTDKLGRTGTYRYASLDDFDIAICDTDRPGAVAGLRAAGIEVL, encoded by the coding sequence ATGTACTCGAGCGAGAGACAGGACGAGATTGCCCGCATCATTGACCTCGAGGGCCGCGTCACCGTGACGAGCCTCGCGAGGAAGTTCGACGTCACGGACGACTGCATCCGCAAGGACCTGCGCCAGCTCGTCTCGCAGGGCAGGTGCCGCAAGGTGTATGGCGGGGCCGTTCGCATCGAGGGCGAGGTCAACCGTAACGTTGCCGAGCGCGTGGACACGCTGCGCCCCCAAAAGCAGGCCATCGCGGCGAAGGCCATGGAGCTCATCAGCCCCAGGCAGACCATCTACCTGGACTTCTCGTCCATCAACATTCTGCTGGGAGAGATGATCGCCGCAAGCAAGATGTCCATCACGATCGTCTCGAACTCGGTTGACGTCATGCGTGCGGCATGCCGCGGCGGCGCGGCGCGGGCGTTTTGCCCGGGCGGCACGTACAGCATGGAGTACAACGGCTTCGTGGGACCGCTCGCGGCGCATGCGCTCGATGCGTACCGGTTCGACGCCGCGTTCATGGGCGCCGTGGGCGTCGACGCGCAGGACGGCGACGTGCTCACGCTCGACCTCGACGACGTCCCGGCCAAGCAGGCGGCCATTGCGCGCGCAAGCCAGTGCGTGCTGCTGTGCGGCACCGACAAGCTGGGGAGAACGGGCACGTACCGCTATGCCTCGCTCGACGACTTTGACATCGCCATCTGCGACACCGACCGCCCCGGCGCCGTCGCGGGGCTTCGCGCGGCGGGCATCGAGGTGCTGTAG